In a single window of the Ruminococcus albus 7 = DSM 20455 genome:
- a CDS encoding sodium ion-translocating decarboxylase subunit beta, with protein sequence MAIIQSFWDTLVQLAQESGFAGFFADGGWKNIIMILISFLFMYLAVGRGFEPLLLLPISFGMLLTNLPGAEMYHPEFWEYYKDYKEDAGTVNDHYIDYQRILEHGGLLDILYMGVKLQVYPPLIFLGIGAMTDFGPLIASPRSFLLGAAAQGGIFFTFVGAAVLNLSAADCASIAIIGGADGPTSIYVSSQLLTGNSSNSVGTIALAAYTYMALVPIIQPPIMRALTTKKERSVVMGQLRPVSRLEKLIFPVLVTLIIALMIPSAAPLVGMLMFGNLLKESGCCDRLVKTAQNELMNIITIFLGITVGATTQADKVISLDFGKVMLLGVVAFSLGTACGLLLGKLMYILTKGKINPLIGSAGVSAVPMAARISQKVGQEEVPTNYLLMHAMGPNVAGVIGSAVAAGVLLAIVK encoded by the coding sequence ATGGCTATAATTCAATCGTTTTGGGACACCCTGGTCCAGCTGGCGCAGGAGTCGGGCTTTGCAGGCTTCTTTGCTGACGGCGGCTGGAAGAACATAATAATGATACTTATATCATTCCTGTTCATGTATCTCGCTGTGGGACGCGGCTTCGAGCCCTTGCTGCTTCTGCCGATATCCTTCGGTATGCTGCTGACAAACCTTCCCGGCGCTGAGATGTATCACCCCGAGTTCTGGGAATACTATAAAGACTACAAAGAAGATGCAGGCACGGTAAATGACCACTACATCGACTATCAACGAATACTTGAACACGGCGGACTATTGGATATACTCTACATGGGTGTTAAGCTACAGGTTTATCCTCCGCTGATATTCCTGGGCATCGGCGCTATGACCGACTTCGGTCCGCTGATCGCTTCCCCCAGAAGCTTTCTCCTCGGTGCTGCTGCACAGGGCGGTATCTTCTTCACCTTCGTAGGTGCTGCTGTACTCAACCTGAGTGCTGCTGACTGCGCTTCCATCGCCATCATCGGCGGTGCTGACGGTCCTACATCTATTTACGTATCTTCACAGCTGCTGACCGGCAACAGTTCCAACTCCGTTGGTACTATCGCTCTTGCAGCTTACACCTATATGGCTCTCGTGCCTATAATCCAGCCGCCTATAATGAGAGCGCTGACCACCAAGAAAGAGCGTTCAGTAGTTATGGGTCAGCTGAGACCTGTTTCCAGACTTGAGAAGCTGATCTTCCCCGTACTGGTTACACTTATCATCGCTCTGATGATCCCATCCGCTGCTCCTCTGGTAGGTATGCTGATGTTCGGTAACCTGCTGAAAGAAAGCGGCTGCTGCGACCGTCTTGTAAAGACTGCTCAGAACGAACTGATGAACATTATCACCATCTTCCTGGGTATTACTGTTGGTGCAACAACTCAGGCTGATAAGGTAATCTCCCTTGACTTTGGCAAGGTAATGCTGCTGGGTGTAGTAGCATTCTCACTGGGTACTGCTTGCGGACTTCTGCTCGGTAAGCTGATGTACATCCTCACAAAGGGCAAGATCAATCCTCTGATCGGTTCTGCAGGCGTTTCCGCCGTACCTATGGCAGCACGTATCTCCCAGAAGGTAGGTCAGGAAGAAGTTCCTACCAACTATCTGCTGATGCACGCTATGGGTCCTAACGTTGCAGGTGTTATCGGTTCCGCCGTTGCTGCGGGCGTACTGCTTGCTATAGTTAAGTAA
- a CDS encoding GNAT family N-acetyltransferase, which produces MWCVKGITILENDKVVGFIGLLKQLYGPYMILDMMQVSSECRGQGIGRRLFEAGKDEARKNGAEALYISACSSEETIAFYRAMGSNLASDPIKEIAEEEPFDLQMICPVRD; this is translated from the coding sequence TTGTGGTGTGTTAAGGGGATAACCATATTAGAAAATGATAAAGTTGTTGGTTTTATAGGTCTGTTAAAGCAGCTATATGGTCCGTACATGATCCTTGATATGATGCAGGTGTCTTCTGAATGCAGAGGACAAGGCATTGGCAGACGATTATTTGAAGCAGGGAAAGATGAAGCAAGAAAAAACGGTGCAGAAGCTTTGTACATATCTGCTTGTTCTTCAGAGGAGACGATCGCATTTTACAGAGCAATGGGTAGTAACCTGGCAAGTGACCCTATAAAAGAAATTGCTGAAGAGGAACCGTTTGACCTTCAGATGATATGCCCTGTGAGAGATTAA
- a CDS encoding IS1595 family transposase: MSKRFPKPEITLDGIYSKFADESFCKDFLLDIRFEKGFACPFCGGSEYRRIRSRHLLRCKFCKADISATNGTFMHRTHIPLRLWIVTAFLIMSNKCSVSAVTLMRSLGVTYKTAWYILHRIRKAMKCREERYLLDGIVELDDTYLGAPTHGKKRGRGTEKVKMIVALSKNAAGNPEYVKMRDVPNLKGITVGRFARDNIRAGSKIESDNARSYKKPLAQKYFHVFETYDPTSGQLNWMHKVISNFKAMIMGTYHGNEKIHTALYAAEYCYKFNRRKLGNSAYLRLLAALVQ; this comes from the coding sequence ATGTCAAAAAGATTTCCGAAACCTGAGATCACACTTGATGGGATATATTCAAAGTTCGCAGATGAAAGCTTTTGCAAGGATTTTCTGCTTGATATCCGCTTTGAAAAGGGCTTTGCCTGCCCGTTTTGCGGTGGCTCTGAGTACCGCAGGATAAGGTCACGCCATCTGCTGCGCTGCAAGTTCTGTAAAGCAGATATATCCGCCACAAACGGAACTTTTATGCACAGAACACATATTCCGCTCAGACTGTGGATAGTCACCGCATTCCTCATTATGAGCAACAAATGCAGTGTTTCTGCTGTTACGCTGATGAGGTCTTTGGGGGTGACCTACAAGACTGCATGGTACATCCTTCACCGCATCAGAAAAGCTATGAAATGCCGTGAAGAACGCTATTTGCTCGACGGAATCGTTGAACTTGATGACACGTATCTCGGTGCTCCGACTCACGGTAAAAAGCGCGGCAGAGGTACTGAAAAAGTCAAGATGATCGTAGCTTTATCGAAGAACGCAGCAGGAAATCCCGAGTACGTTAAAATGAGAGATGTGCCGAATTTAAAGGGTATAACTGTGGGTAGATTTGCCAGGGATAATATCCGCGCTGGCTCGAAGATCGAGAGTGATAATGCTCGAAGTTACAAGAAACCGTTGGCACAGAAATACTTCCATGTTTTTGAAACATATGATCCGACAAGCGGTCAGCTGAATTGGATGCATAAAGTTATATCAAACTTCAAAGCAATGATCATGGGAACTTACCACGGAAACGAAAAGATCCACACAGCGTTATATGCTGCCGAATACTGTTACAAATTCAACCGTCGTAAGCTGGGAAACAGTGCGTATTTAAGGCTTTTGGCTGCTTTGGTGCAGTGA